A single region of the Glycine max cultivar Williams 82 chromosome 20, Glycine_max_v4.0, whole genome shotgun sequence genome encodes:
- the CYP62 gene encoding peptidyl-prolyl cis-trans isomerase CYP62: MARIKPQALLQQSKRKKGPSRISAVTVIFYFLILALVGFFLFASYRHWSSRSRLQSEDHLSVSEGENTFVDSKKSELPGYAVLNTSKGSIIIELYKESAPEVVDEFIDLCQKGHFKGMLFHKVIKHYVIQAGDNQGSGATEDWNLRGKQHTITSMKHEAFMLGTSKGKHNNKGFDLFITTAPIPDLNEKIIVFGQVIKGEDVVQEIEEVDTDEHYKPKVSIGILDVTLKQKV; this comes from the exons ATGGCGAGGATCAAACCTCAGGCTCTGCTACAGCAAAGCAAAAGGAAGAAGGGTCCTTCTCGGATAAGTGCCGTGActgttatattttactttttgattCTTGCCTTGGTTGGGTTTTTCCTGTTTGCTTCGTACAGACATTGGTCCAGCAG ATCAAGATTACAATCCGAAGATCACTTGTCAGTCTCTGAG GGTGAAAATACTTTTGTGGACTCCAAGAAATCTGAGCTGCCTGGATATGCT GTTTTAAATACCTCTAAAGGTTCTATAATAATAGAACTGTACAAGGAAAGTGCTCCTGAAGTTGTTGATGAATTCATTGACTTATG TCAAAAAGGACACTTCAAGGGGATGCTTTTTCACAAAGTAATTAAGCACTATGTGATTCAGGCAGGGGATAACCAAGGATCTGGAGCTACTGAAGATTGGAACTTGAGAGGAAAGCAACATACAATTACTAG tatgaaacatgaagcaTTCATGCTTGGAACTTCCAAGggcaaacacaacaacaaaggaTTTGATCTTTTCATTACAACTGCACCGATACCAGATTTAAATGAGAAAATTATTGTGTTTGGGCAAGTCATCAAGGGAGAGGATGTTGTGCAG GAAATTGAAGAAGTGGATACAGATGAACATTACAAGCCTAAAGTATCTATCGGGATACTTGATGTGACTCTTAAACAGAAGGTCTGA
- the CYP62 gene encoding peptidyl-prolyl cis-trans isomerase CYP62 isoform X1, producing MARIKPQALLQQSKRKKGPSRISAVTVIFYFLILALVGFFLFASYRHWSSRMCPTSHIDWELQKNIVCYLIIHFLYAFRSRLQSEDHLSVSEGENTFVDSKKSELPGYAVLNTSKGSIIIELYKESAPEVVDEFIDLCQKGHFKGMLFHKVIKHYVIQAGDNQGSGATEDWNLRGKQHTITSMKHEAFMLGTSKGKHNNKGFDLFITTAPIPDLNEKIIVFGQVIKGEDVVQEIEEVDTDEHYKPKVSIGILDVTLKQKV from the exons ATGGCGAGGATCAAACCTCAGGCTCTGCTACAGCAAAGCAAAAGGAAGAAGGGTCCTTCTCGGATAAGTGCCGTGActgttatattttactttttgattCTTGCCTTGGTTGGGTTTTTCCTGTTTGCTTCGTACAGACATTGGTCCAGCAG GATGTGTCCCACTTCTCATATAGACTGGGAACTTCAGAAGAACATTGTCTGTTACCTAATAATTCATTTCTTATATGCATTCAGATCAAGATTACAATCCGAAGATCACTTGTCAGTCTCTGAG GGTGAAAATACTTTTGTGGACTCCAAGAAATCTGAGCTGCCTGGATATGCT GTTTTAAATACCTCTAAAGGTTCTATAATAATAGAACTGTACAAGGAAAGTGCTCCTGAAGTTGTTGATGAATTCATTGACTTATG TCAAAAAGGACACTTCAAGGGGATGCTTTTTCACAAAGTAATTAAGCACTATGTGATTCAGGCAGGGGATAACCAAGGATCTGGAGCTACTGAAGATTGGAACTTGAGAGGAAAGCAACATACAATTACTAG tatgaaacatgaagcaTTCATGCTTGGAACTTCCAAGggcaaacacaacaacaaaggaTTTGATCTTTTCATTACAACTGCACCGATACCAGATTTAAATGAGAAAATTATTGTGTTTGGGCAAGTCATCAAGGGAGAGGATGTTGTGCAG GAAATTGAAGAAGTGGATACAGATGAACATTACAAGCCTAAAGTATCTATCGGGATACTTGATGTGACTCTTAAACAGAAGGTCTGA